One Fibrobacter sp. UWB16 DNA window includes the following coding sequences:
- a CDS encoding DJ-1 family glyoxalase III: protein MQILVLLADGFEEIEFVVPVDLWRRAGFKVTVASVSGTDIVEGLRGLKIQSDVALSKLEPTDFDAVFLPGGGVGVQNLKASAAVENTICSLNDDNKWVLAICAAPTVLSKARILVDRKATCYPGCETDLVCREFSEDRVVVDGNIITSRGPGTAEEFALKCIAEMNSAELSEQIQKQIVAR from the coding sequence ATGCAAATTCTCGTCCTGTTGGCAGATGGATTTGAAGAAATTGAATTCGTGGTTCCTGTAGATTTGTGGCGCCGTGCCGGATTCAAGGTAACGGTAGCTTCTGTTTCGGGAACCGACATAGTTGAAGGCCTTCGTGGGCTTAAAATTCAGTCCGATGTGGCGTTGAGCAAACTGGAACCGACCGATTTCGATGCTGTTTTCTTGCCGGGTGGCGGTGTTGGCGTGCAGAATCTCAAGGCCAGCGCTGCGGTTGAAAATACTATTTGCAGCCTCAATGATGACAATAAGTGGGTGCTTGCCATTTGTGCTGCTCCGACAGTCCTCAGCAAGGCTAGAATCCTCGTAGATCGTAAGGCAACTTGCTACCCTGGATGCGAAACGGATCTTGTATGCCGTGAATTTTCCGAAGATCGCGTTGTTGTTGACGGTAATATCATTACAAGCCGTGGCCCGGGTACGGCTGAGGAATTTGCTCTAAAGTGCATTGCTGAAATGAACAGCGCTGAACTTTCTGAACAAATCCAAAAACAAATCGTTGCGCGCTAG
- a CDS encoding InlB B-repeat-containing protein, translating into MKCLYSILLLLSLGSYCFAAVGDTRTITYHLNGGVNNPANPDSYVVVKDTSSDFYSSVISDTCKITLLEPTREGSRFLGWFEESSYGFYSTPKKTISRCSGSKYTLVALWAPEIKKPQLNDDSCYQITTKEELYAVPDLSAFACIELQNDIVVNENLLDADGNPDSTRKDIMFWQPFEFGGIFEGNGHTISGLYSKTAGEAGFFSKLYIVAGKPPVVRNLGIKDSYFEGSSYAGGIAAHIDQSALLVDVFSKATVVSGSSAGGIVGTIVSHKDWSCLSAPPALTKRAPALSEWPTMAPNNVAKIINAYNAGRITGASNDWAGTGGIVGEAQDFILENAFNVGTVSGDAIFGYHDLDWCFYDSSRHHVEIKNAYYAGDATAKYGGSKATANEFKDGTVLGKLQEGSYGAAWEQNIGTNSHPVLTSKVKYYLDYKLNGGKNSDQNPKYYTSDTTIILASPTKAGDTFEGWFTDSLYKERIDTIKVGTKKYYTLYAKWESEYFVTYVAYGGTDSETNPSRWSSDSAAYTLKGLEKVGYTFDGWYADSTFKTPVKELTKDRHDDITLYAKWITNNYKITYHLNGGVNNPGNPATFNFDTTVTLKEPTREGFVFVGWFDKLTYANEIKDFPQTDYFSRDFDLYAHWYPEPKKPATNENGCYIISDRNELYWFALYTSDKLDGIKVMENHPCAWQKNDIVVNEALVDANGNWVDGIVLWQPIGVLSRGETTPVYYANNHSISGLFINDYYSQSVWEEFFWHPDDAGSFPNFVNSCVNTNNGTIWSNAKISLRAIPKMPSFGVKAAGRMLQVYGAQVGAKVSVFDMQGRVIASGLVNDAGNVALEMSLAGSYLVQVGRQVHRIDVK; encoded by the coding sequence ATGAAGTGTTTGTATTCAATATTATTGCTGTTGTCTTTGGGGAGCTACTGCTTTGCTGCAGTAGGTGACACGCGGACTATCACTTACCACCTAAACGGAGGTGTAAACAACCCTGCGAACCCGGATAGCTACGTTGTCGTAAAGGACACGAGTAGCGACTTTTACTCATCCGTAATATCTGACACATGCAAGATTACACTCCTCGAGCCGACTCGCGAAGGTTCTCGGTTTCTGGGGTGGTTTGAGGAATCTTCTTATGGTTTTTACTCCACACCTAAAAAAACTATATCCCGTTGCAGTGGAAGCAAATACACGTTGGTTGCGCTTTGGGCTCCCGAAATCAAGAAGCCTCAGTTAAATGATGACAGCTGTTACCAGATCACCACCAAGGAGGAACTTTATGCCGTTCCCGATCTTTCCGCCTTTGCTTGTATAGAACTCCAGAATGATATCGTGGTCAATGAAAATCTGCTGGATGCGGACGGGAATCCGGACTCCACCCGCAAAGACATCATGTTCTGGCAGCCATTTGAATTTGGCGGGATATTTGAGGGCAACGGTCACACCATTTCGGGACTTTATTCCAAAACAGCTGGAGAAGCAGGCTTTTTTTCTAAGCTCTATATAGTAGCCGGCAAGCCCCCTGTTGTAAGGAACTTGGGCATTAAAGATTCCTATTTTGAGGGAAGTTCTTATGCGGGAGGTATTGCCGCACATATAGACCAGTCGGCACTTTTGGTCGATGTTTTTAGCAAAGCAACGGTTGTTTCCGGTAGCAGCGCCGGAGGCATTGTCGGTACAATCGTAAGCCACAAAGACTGGTCATGCCTTAGTGCTCCGCCTGCTCTGACAAAGCGTGCACCGGCATTGTCCGAATGGCCAACAATGGCCCCGAATAACGTGGCAAAAATTATCAATGCGTACAATGCTGGCCGCATTACAGGAGCTTCTAACGATTGGGCCGGAACCGGAGGTATTGTCGGGGAAGCGCAGGATTTTATCCTCGAGAACGCTTTCAACGTCGGAACTGTTTCTGGCGATGCCATTTTTGGCTACCATGATCTTGATTGGTGTTTCTACGACAGTTCCCGCCACCATGTTGAAATCAAGAACGCCTACTATGCCGGCGATGCGACTGCCAAATACGGTGGATCAAAAGCGACAGCGAACGAATTCAAGGACGGGACCGTTCTAGGCAAATTACAGGAGGGTTCCTATGGTGCCGCATGGGAACAAAACATAGGCACGAATTCGCACCCGGTTTTAACTTCCAAAGTGAAGTATTATCTTGACTATAAACTGAACGGTGGCAAAAACAGCGATCAAAATCCCAAGTACTACACAAGCGATACCACCATTATTTTGGCAAGCCCCACAAAGGCAGGCGACACCTTTGAAGGGTGGTTTACCGATAGCCTTTATAAAGAAAGAATCGATACCATCAAGGTCGGGACAAAAAAATACTACACTCTTTACGCCAAGTGGGAAAGCGAATATTTTGTGACCTATGTTGCCTATGGCGGCACAGATTCCGAAACCAATCCTTCGCGCTGGTCCTCGGATTCCGCCGCCTATACGCTTAAGGGATTAGAAAAAGTAGGCTACACTTTTGACGGCTGGTACGCCGATTCTACGTTTAAAACGCCTGTGAAAGAACTTACTAAGGATCGTCATGACGACATTACATTATATGCAAAGTGGATAACGAACAACTATAAAATTACCTACCACTTGAACGGCGGTGTGAACAATCCCGGAAATCCGGCGACATTTAATTTCGACACCACTGTCACCTTAAAAGAACCAACTCGTGAAGGCTTTGTTTTTGTAGGCTGGTTTGATAAACTCACCTATGCTAATGAAATAAAAGATTTCCCGCAAACGGACTACTTCAGCCGCGATTTCGACCTTTATGCACATTGGTACCCCGAACCTAAGAAACCTGCCACAAACGAAAATGGTTGCTACATCATCTCAGATCGCAATGAATTGTACTGGTTTGCTTTGTACACGAGCGACAAACTCGATGGCATCAAGGTCATGGAAAACCACCCCTGCGCCTGGCAGAAAAACGACATTGTCGTCAATGAAGCCCTTGTAGATGCCAACGGCAATTGGGTGGACGGAATTGTACTGTGGCAGCCCATTGGTGTGCTGAGCAGAGGCGAAACGACTCCTGTTTACTATGCCAACAACCATAGTATTTCGGGACTGTTTATCAACGATTATTACAGCCAATCCGTATGGGAAGAATTTTTCTGGCATCCGGATGATGCCGGCTCCTTCCCAAATTTTGTGAATAGTTGCGTAAACACAAATAATGGTACCATCTGGTCGAATGCGAAGATATCGCTTCGCGCGATTCCCAAGATGCCTTCGTTTGGTGTCAAAGCCGCGGGTCGTATGCTGCAAGTCTATGGGGCCCAAGTGGGGGCAAAGGTAAGTGTGTTCGACATGCAGGGCCGAGTAATTGCCAGTGGATTGGTAAATGATGCCGGAAACGTTGCACTTGAAATGAGCCTTGCCGGCAGTTATCTAGTTCAGGTGGGGCGCCAAGTGCACAGAATCGATGTAAAATAG
- the sufB gene encoding Fe-S cluster assembly protein SufB — MSENYKYGFVTDIENEAFEKGLNEDIIRRASALRGEPQFMLDFRLRAYEKLKTMEQPNWGELHFNPVDLQDIVYYSAPKTKKSHEKIEDVDPELLATFEKLGIPLDEQKRLANVAVDAVFDSVSIYTSHKKKLMEMGIIFCSISDAIKEYPELIEEYLGSVVPAGDNYFAALNSAVFGDGSFVYIPPGVKCPMDLSTYFRINNKEAGQFERTLIIADDDASVSYLEGCTAPEFSSKQLHSAIVELVAKENASIKYSTVQNWYAGDRETGAGGVYNFVTKRGKCAGKNSRISWTQVETGSAITWKYPSCILQGDNSVGEFYSVALTNGHMQADTGTKMIHIGKNTKSTIISKGISADYSSNAYRGEVSIRKSATGARNYTQCDSMLVGTKSAAHTFPYITVANASAQTEHEATTSRISEDQLFYFESRGIKREDAIQAMVGGFCKDVFKELPGEFATEARQLLTLKLEHSVG; from the coding sequence ATGAGCGAAAATTACAAATATGGATTTGTCACTGATATTGAAAACGAAGCCTTCGAAAAAGGCCTTAACGAGGATATCATCCGCAGGGCGTCAGCGCTTCGCGGCGAACCACAGTTCATGCTCGATTTTCGCTTGAGAGCCTACGAAAAGCTCAAGACGATGGAACAGCCCAACTGGGGCGAGCTCCACTTCAATCCTGTCGATTTGCAGGACATCGTTTACTATTCCGCACCGAAAACCAAGAAGAGCCACGAAAAAATCGAAGATGTAGATCCGGAACTCTTGGCGACTTTTGAAAAGCTCGGCATCCCGCTCGACGAACAGAAGCGACTCGCGAACGTCGCCGTCGATGCCGTGTTCGATTCCGTCAGCATTTACACAAGCCACAAGAAGAAGCTCATGGAAATGGGCATCATCTTCTGCTCTATCAGCGACGCCATCAAGGAATACCCCGAACTTATCGAGGAATATCTCGGGAGCGTGGTCCCCGCTGGCGACAACTACTTTGCGGCCCTCAACAGTGCAGTCTTTGGCGACGGAAGCTTCGTCTATATTCCGCCTGGAGTCAAGTGCCCAATGGACCTTTCCACCTACTTCCGCATCAACAACAAGGAAGCAGGCCAGTTCGAACGCACATTGATCATCGCCGATGACGACGCGAGCGTGAGCTACCTCGAAGGCTGCACCGCGCCGGAATTTTCAAGCAAGCAGTTGCACAGCGCTATCGTGGAACTCGTGGCCAAGGAAAACGCAAGCATCAAGTATTCTACCGTGCAGAACTGGTACGCAGGCGACCGCGAAACGGGCGCAGGCGGCGTGTACAACTTCGTCACGAAGCGTGGCAAGTGCGCAGGCAAGAACAGCCGCATCAGCTGGACGCAGGTCGAAACGGGTTCCGCCATCACGTGGAAGTACCCGAGCTGCATCTTGCAGGGCGACAATTCCGTTGGCGAATTCTACAGCGTGGCCCTCACGAACGGCCACATGCAAGCAGACACCGGCACGAAGATGATCCACATCGGCAAAAATACCAAGAGCACGATCATTTCGAAGGGCATCAGCGCCGACTACTCCAGCAACGCCTACCGTGGCGAAGTGAGCATCCGCAAGTCCGCTACAGGCGCCCGCAACTACACCCAGTGCGATAGCATGCTCGTCGGCACCAAGAGCGCCGCCCACACGTTCCCCTACATCACCGTAGCAAACGCAAGCGCCCAGACCGAGCACGAAGCTACGACCAGCCGTATCAGCGAAGACCAGCTATTCTACTTCGAAAGCCGCGGCATCAAGCGCGAAGACGCTATACAAGCGATGGTGGGCGGATTCTGCAAGGACGTTTTCAAGGAACTCCCGGGCGAATTTGCCACCGAAGCACGCCAGCTCCTCACCCTCAAGCTCGAGCACAGCGTCGGTTAA
- the thrH gene encoding bifunctional phosphoserine phosphatase/homoserine phosphotransferase ThrH produces MFTKQCVVTLDLEGVLAPEIWIAVAEKTGIKDLRLTTRDIPDYDVLMKGRIKILERENIKLSDIQNVIANLGLLDGARDFMDTLRDEAQVIILSDTFQEFAYPIMKNLGFPTIFCHNLVVENDMIKGYHLRMSDQKTKVVKHLQELNFKVFASGDSFNDTGMLKQADKGCFFCAPDSIVAQFPQLEATKTYAELLDKFHKFQNSL; encoded by the coding sequence ATGTTTACTAAGCAATGTGTTGTCACTCTTGACCTGGAAGGCGTTCTTGCACCAGAAATCTGGATTGCCGTCGCCGAAAAGACGGGCATCAAGGACCTCCGCCTCACCACTCGCGACATTCCCGACTACGATGTGCTCATGAAGGGCCGCATCAAGATTCTCGAACGCGAAAACATCAAGCTCTCTGACATCCAGAACGTTATTGCAAATCTCGGTCTCCTCGACGGCGCCCGCGACTTTATGGACACGCTCCGCGACGAAGCCCAGGTAATCATCCTCTCGGATACATTCCAGGAATTCGCCTACCCCATCATGAAGAATCTCGGATTCCCGACAATTTTCTGCCACAATCTCGTGGTCGAAAACGACATGATCAAGGGTTATCACTTGCGCATGAGCGACCAGAAGACGAAGGTCGTAAAGCACTTGCAGGAACTCAACTTCAAGGTGTTTGCCTCGGGCGATTCCTTCAACGACACGGGCATGCTCAAGCAGGCCGACAAGGGCTGTTTCTTCTGCGCTCCGGATTCCATCGTGGCACAGTTCCCGCAGCTCGAAGCCACAAAGACCTACGCAGAACTTTTGGACAAATTCCATAAGTTCCAGAATTCGCTGTAA
- a CDS encoding Hsp33 family molecular chaperone HslO: MNFKDRIIRATGKKTPFRLIVVDLTETMNEIGRHHNAKGFALKLLAENSIASIFLSAGLKFAGTVSYTTTYGGEITKIQTDSTPMGLVRAMIPQAELQAIGANEPALVPQHVSVVKLNEQGKRVHESIIEAPSVSMGQNLAMYLLQSEQIRSAVGIEARFNAQDPSVLDYAAGFYIEAFPDLEDKDINLIEVIVQNLPKFCDMYKADKGFDLDELLDQLRGPYDIEVVREIDPKPFCPCSKDRMLATLATLPLKDLQELSSENKDLNVVCDFCRTNYTITPADMQEIIDERNKKI, translated from the coding sequence ATGAATTTCAAAGATAGAATCATCCGCGCGACGGGCAAAAAAACGCCCTTCCGCCTTATCGTGGTCGATTTGACAGAGACCATGAACGAAATCGGCCGTCACCACAACGCCAAGGGTTTTGCCCTCAAGTTGCTTGCTGAAAACTCCATTGCAAGCATATTCCTTAGTGCAGGCCTCAAGTTCGCAGGAACAGTTTCTTACACCACTACATACGGTGGCGAGATCACGAAGATTCAAACAGACTCGACCCCGATGGGTCTTGTCCGCGCCATGATTCCGCAGGCAGAACTCCAGGCCATCGGAGCCAACGAACCGGCCCTCGTGCCGCAGCACGTCAGCGTCGTCAAGCTGAACGAACAGGGCAAGCGAGTCCACGAAAGCATTATCGAGGCTCCTTCCGTTTCAATGGGCCAAAACCTCGCCATGTACCTCCTGCAGTCCGAACAGATTCGTTCTGCCGTGGGTATCGAAGCCAGGTTCAATGCACAGGACCCGAGCGTTCTCGATTATGCCGCAGGCTTCTACATCGAAGCATTCCCTGACCTCGAGGACAAGGACATTAACCTGATCGAAGTCATCGTGCAAAATCTCCCGAAGTTCTGCGACATGTACAAAGCAGACAAGGGATTTGACCTTGACGAACTTTTGGACCAGCTCCGCGGCCCGTACGACATCGAAGTGGTGCGCGAAATCGACCCGAAGCCGTTCTGCCCGTGCAGCAAGGACCGCATGCTAGCTACACTTGCAACGCTCCCGCTCAAGGATTTGCAAGAACTCAGCAGCGAAAACAAGGACTTGAACGTTGTCTGCGACTTCTGCCGCACGAACTACACGATTACACCTGCCGACATGCAAGAAATTATAGACGAGAGAAATAAGAAAATATAG